The Bradyrhizobium diazoefficiens genome contains the following window.
GCGGCGGCCGAAGCGCGGCGCGGTCAGATCGTGGACAACGTCGAGGACGACCCCGACCCGGCGCTGCGCCGCCAGCGCGACGGTGCGATCGTCATTGTCCACGGCCTGGCGCAGCACGGGAAGCGCCTGCTCGGCCGCCTGCCGCAGCATGATATCGGTGCTCATCCGCGCGATCTCGGCCACCAACCGGCCCGCCTCGGTCCAGTCGGCGAATTCCGCCGACCGCAGGCGCTCGAGCGCCAGTTTCCAGGATTCAAGTCGTTCCATCATGCGCGCAACGTTTAGCAATGAAGATCAGTATGCCAAGGCCGCCGTTTCCGACCCCTTAATTTCGAGTTAGCCTTTCATGAAATTTAGAAGCGAATTCGGGAGGAAAATGTCATGGCATTGCTCGCAAACCACATCGCTGTCGTCACCGGCGCCGGTTCCGGCATCGGCCGGGCGATCGCAGCCGGCTACGCCCGCGAGGGCGCGCAGATCGTGCTGCTCGACGTCAATGCCGACACGGTCGCGGAGGCCGCCGAGGGCATCCGCGAGGCTGGCGGCAAGGCCGAGAGCTTTGCGCTCGACGTGACCAGGCGTGACGATTGCTTTGCGCTGGCCAAGCAGATCGCGGACAAGGTCGGGCAGGTTTCGATCCTCGTCAACAATGCCGGCATCACCCGCCGCAATGCCTTCACCGCCGAGCCCGAGACGGTGGCGAAGGACTGGGACGACATCATCTCGCTCAATCTCAACGGCGTCTTCAACACGACGCAGGCCTTCCTCGCGCCCCTGCGCGCGAGCAAAGGCCGCATCGTCAATATCGCCTCGATCCAGTCCTTCGTGCACCTGCGCACGCCGAGTTCGGCGGCGTACACCACCTCGAAGCATGGCGTGCTCGGCTTCACCAAGGCGCTTGCGGTCGAGCTCGGCAAGGAAGGCGTGCGCGTCAACGCGATCGGGCCAGGCTTCATCGAGACCAACATCAACGCCAATGTGCGCGCCACCAATCCCGCGCTGGTGCAGGCCTTCGTCGATCACACCCCGCTCGCGCGCACCGGCAAGCCGGAGGACATCGTTGGTCCCGCGATCTTCCTTGCCTCCGATCTGTCATCCTACGTCACCGGAACGATCGTAATGGTCGATGGCGGATATCGCACGGTGTGATCGAGATCGGTCCGCCTTGCTATGCATCTCGTGCCAATCGCGGCGACGCGGCGGCATTCCCAAGGTCAATTCGTGCGGTCGCTCGCAATTAACTTTTCATTAACCAAACCCGCCCACCGTAGATCTACGGCTTGGGGGTCGTTTGTTCTCGATCCGCTTCCTGCGGTGGAAGCGGGCGTTGATCGGGGAGTATGTTGATGACCACTGTTCATGTCGCAGCGTCCGAGCAGGGCGCGCAATTCCTTGCCCCCAACGAGATCGTTCCACTGCTGATCGGCGCGACCGTCGGCGAGGTCGAGCGCGAGCTCGTGCTCCAGACGCTCGCGCGCTGCGATGGCAATCGCACGCGCGCCTCGCGCGTGCTCGGCCTGTCGGTGCGCACGCTGCGCAACAAGATCAGGCTCTACGCCGCCTCCGGCATCGAGGTGCCGGCCTATCACGACTAGCGCGTGACGGCGCGATCATTCCGCGCGCGGCGCCGCTCGTGAGAAGATCTGATACAGCTTGGTGCCGGCCAGCAGCGACAATGCGATGATCGCGACCCAGGCTGCGGTCAGCGCGATCGCGCGCAGCAGGAAGGCTGTCAGGACTGCCCATGAAGCCTGCGGCTCCTCGGCGTGGCCGACCGGCACGACATCGGGCACGATCAGATGAGCGAGACCGAGCGCGGCCACGAAGGGTGATCGCGGACAGGCAAAAAATTTTCCAGGCTGCGCGCATCGATCGCTCCTCGCTGAGTTGTGGCCGCGATCAATGACACGGCCCCCCGTGCCGCCGATTGATGTTGATCAAGCCCGGCCAGATGCGCGAGCGGAATTGCTGCTGTCGTCAAACGCCGCTAAGTAGCTTGCTTTGCGCAAAGGGAGTCGTGGCGTGGCAGACGATCAGGGACGGCAGGGACCTCCGGGTCCGCGCGGGCGGCAGGGCGAACCGGGGCGACCAGGGCCGCAGGGTCATCCGGGCAAGCGGGGGCCGGACGGCACGCGCGGCAAGCCGGGTCCGCAGGGCAAGCCCGGTCCCGTCGGCAAGGCAGGAGCGCAAGGCAAGGCCGGCCTGCCGGGCAAGCCGGGCGAAGCTGGCCCGCGGGGAGCTGCTGGACCGCAGGGCCCCGCCGGCCCGCAAGGCCCGCGCGGCGAGGCGGGGCCGCCCGGCCAATTGCCGTCGATCGAGCAGGTGCTGCCGTGGCTGGATCAGCTGTTCGACGCCTGGGACGAGCGCCGCCGCCAGCGCGAACAGGAAGCCGCCGAGCGCGCCGCGCTCGAAGCCGCCGTGCACGAGGCTGAAGATGCACCTTCCGACGAGAGCGACGACGGAGAAGGTGACGACAAGAAAAAGAAGAAAAAGAAGAAGCACGGCCACTAGACTAGGATTACCGGCTACTTCGCCTGGTCCTCGCGCCGCGGCAACATGCCCATGCGCTCGAACTGCCAGCGCATGGCGCGGTACCAGAGATAGCCGACCGCCGCGCCGCACAGCGCCAGGATCACCACGTTCGCGCTCGAGAACGAGCCGCTCCACCACATCATCCACGCGGTCCATAGCAGCGTGAAGACGATGGCACCTGCTTTCAGCGGAAGAAGGGGGCGGCTCATGGTCGTGCTCCGGGCTGTCAAAACCCCGGCGAACATCATCGCGCGCGGAGATCGCTTTTTCCGTGAGCCAGATCACGGAGCGGCTTTGGTCAGCCGAAGCGCAGCCGCGAACGCTCCTTCGCTTTCTCCGCCTCGACCTCGCGGTCGCGCGCCGGCGCGTGGGTGTGCAACGAGATCAGCAGCTGTCGCGCAGCCTCCGAGACCTCGGCCACCGCGCGGTCGAAGGCCGCCTCATTGGCCTGTGATGGCTTGTTGAATCCGGAGAGTTTTCGCACGAACTGGAGCGCGCTGGCATGGATCTCATCCTCCGTCGCCGGCGGCTCGAAATTGAACAGCGTCTTGATGTTGCGGCACATGCAATCTCTCCCGAGGATTTCCCATAAGACGATCGGCAGAGCCGAAATCCTACATCCTTCCGGGCGCTTCTGCTAAGGTCCCCCCACGCAGCCAAGCACCGAGACATCAAAAGCGTGATGGCGCCGAACGGTGTGCCCTGCTGTGACATCTCCGACGGCCATCGCACCGAATACGACGTCCGCAAAGGCACGTATTGGGTGCCGATCGAGGGACAATGGATGGAGGTGCCTGAGCGCGCCATCATCCGCGATCGCGGCAATCCGATCGGCCAAGCCGTGGTGTGGTACGCCCACCACCGCGGCGCCATCATCATCAGCTGCTTCGTGCCGGCAGACGCGGTGTAGCAGACGGCAGGCCGGATTTCGTTGGCTGGAGACGGCCCGATCCGGTAGTTTGAAGCGAAGCTGAAGCGGAGACACGCCGTTGACCAACCTTTGCGCCGAAGACCTATCCACCATCTATGCGAAGCCGACCCCGCGCGTGATCGCGAAAGCGCGTCCCGGCATCGACGTCCATGCGAAGAAGTTCATCGAGATGTCGCCGTTCTGCGTTCTCGCGACATCAGGCATCGATGGCAGCGTCGACGTCTCGCCGCGGGGCGGCGGCATCGGCTTCGTCCATGTCGCCGGCCCGAACCAGTTGCTGATGCCCGACCGCGCCGGCAACAACCGCATCGACAGTTTTCGGAACGTCGTCGAAGGCTCGGGCTTCGTGCACTTGTTGTTCTTCGTGCCTGGCATCGACGAGACGCTGCGCGTCGGCGGCCGCGGCACGCTGTCGGCCGATCCGGATCTGCTCGCCTCAATGGTGGAATTCGGCAAACCGCCGCGCGCGGTCCTGAGCGTCGCCGTCAGCGAAGTCTATTTCCACTGCGGCAAGGCGCTGATGCGCTCAAAGCTGTGGTCGCCGGAAAAGGTGCAGCGCTCTGTAATGCCGAGCATCAGCCAGGTCATCCACGACCAGACCAGCCTCGGCGAGCCGGAGAGCCAGGAGATCGTGGAAGAGCGCTACAAGGCGCAGCTCTGAATCACAGCGTCGTCGCGGCCTTCGCCGGAACGACGCTGAGTTGCGTGGCGAGGCCGAGCTTAGTGCCCTTCGCCCTCGAGCCCGCCGACATGCTTCTGCGTGTAGAGCTCGAGGCCGATGCGGCCGATCAAATCGAGTTGGGTTTCGAGGAAGTCGATGTGGTGCTCCTCGTCGCTCATCAGCTTCTCGAACAAGTCGCGGGTGACGTAGTCCTTGACGCCGTGGCAGTAGGTCGCCGCTTCCTGGTAGAGCGCGCGCGCGCTCATCTCGGCGGCGAGATCGCACTCGATGATCTCCTTGACGTTCTGGCCGATGCGCAGGGGATCGAGCACCTGCATGTTCGGGAAGCCGTCGAAAAACAGGATGCGCGCGGTGAGCTTGTCGGCGTGCTCCATCTCCTCGATGGACTCCTTGCGCCAGACCTTGGCCATCTCCAGGAGGCCCCAATTGTCGAGGAAGCGATAGTGCAGCCAGTACTGGTTGATCGCAGTCAGCTCGTGACGCAATGACTTGTTGAGGTAATCGATGACTTTTGCGTCGCCCTGCATGGTTCACTCCAGCTCTTGCAGTCCAAATCGGCCCTACTCGACTTTAGAACGCTTCTAAGTCCGTTCAAGAGCGAGGGCAACCGGCGACCGGGAAGCAGCCGGGGAAAGCTCAGCCCATAGTAGGAAGGTTTTCAGCAGGCCGCGAGGGCGAACTGAGCCGGCTCGGCCGCTCCGTCGTTGGCGGCGACCGTGTGGCTGTGCGGGCAGCCGGAGCAGCAGGACGCGGCACAGGGGCCAAGCGCTTCGTCGATAATGGTCTTGATGGTGCGGGCGCAACGGCCGCACTCGGCACTGCAGCCGAGGCATCCATAGACCTGCTTGGCATGGCGCACAGCGTCGTCGGACTCGGCGACGGCGGCGCGGATGTCGTCATCGCTCAGCACGTTACAGGAACAAACGATCATGGAAGCGGCAGGCCCTTCGGTGATGCGACATCATCGATATTTAAGGGGCCGTCCGGATGCAAAAGGAAAAACGGGTATTTCAAGCTATTCCAAACTGGCCCGGAAACAGCCTAGAACGGCTCTGAAATAAGGGGTTGCGCTGGATCAAGATGATGCCGGAACGGGGCCTAATCGCTGCTCCCGCCTCCCCCACCATCGCCGCCGCCACCGCAATCTCCACCCCCGCCGCCATCGCTCGTGGAACAGCTGCCGCTGTCGGTCGAGCTGTCGGAACTGCCGCTGGAAAACCAGCTTCCCAGCGAGAAGCCTTCATTCGTCGTATCCGAATAGCTGTCGCTGCATCCGCCGTCGCCTCCTGCTCTGGCGCGCGGACGCGGTGCGCGATTCTGCAAATGGCTCATCAGGGCATAGCCAACCACGCCGACGGCCGCGAGGACGATGAGGGCATTGGCCAGGACGTTCATCGTCGCCTCCCGGGCTTGAAAGCCGCGATTTCTACCAATTGGTCGCACCCGACGGATATGCCGTTCATTGATCGTTCAAACGAAGTATGGAACTTTGGCCGCAAGAGTTCGCGTTCGCTGTGAAAGGTCGAGCCAATGAAGAAGACGCTTACGGCAGTCGCTGCCGCCGCCACCCTGGTCCTGACGATGGCAACGCCGGCCCATGCACAGCGCGGTGTCGCTGCCGGTGTCGCCGCGGGAATCATCGGTGGCGCCATCGTCGGTGGCGCACTGGCTTCCCCGTATTATTACGGACCAGGCCCAGGCTACGCCTATGGTCCGGGCTACGGCCCCGGCTACTATCCGCCCCGCTACTATGCGCCGGGTCCCGGTTACGCTGCGGACGGCTACTACGGCGACGGCTGCATCTGGCAGAAGCAGCGCTTCTGGGACGGCTATGCTTGGCGCGTCCGCCGCGTCAGAGTCTGTGGCTGAGACGCTAACAGGTTCGCTACGGATGTGCCGTTCATCTCGGGGCCTGAAAAAGACCGCTTTTTCTCGTCACAGCTCTGCGCGCGTTTACCGCGGATTGACCATTTGCGCGCTTCCTACCCGCAAGGCCAATTCCATCAGAGTCTGCGTGAACCTTTGAACCCCGGACGTTCCTGACAAGGTGCGTCCATCTCTCAGGAGAGCCAAGAGCATGAAGAAGACTTTAGTTGCCGCCCTCACGGTTGCGACGATCGCCGGTTCGCTGGTGACCGCCACACCGTCCGCCCAGGCCCATGACGGCGTCGGTGTCGGCATCGCGGCCGGCCTGCTCGGCGGCGCGATCATCGGCGGCGCCATCGCGTCGAGCCGACCCGCCTACGGTGGTCCGGTTTACGTCGCCGAGCCCGGCCCGCCCCCGCCGCCCTGCTATTGGCAGCGCCAGCGCTACTGGGACGGCTACGGCTGGACCGTCCGCCCGGTTCGCGTTTGCTACTAATCTGATCGCACGGCGCTGATTAAGCGCCGCGATCGAAGCCCGGCCGAGACCATCGGTCGGGCTTTTTTCTTTTGCTGAGCAGACTAGCGCGCCGCCTGGATCGAACGCAGCACCTCTTCGCTCGGCCAGCAATCGACCTTGAGCCCGGCCGACTTCTGATAGGCGCCAAGTGCAGCGCGCGTCTGCATGCCGGCCTTGCCGTCGATCTTGTCCTTGTAGAGCCCCGCGCGCGTGAGCCCGCGCTGCATCGTCTCGACGTCCTTCGTGCGCAACTGCTTCGACGCGGACCATGGAGTCGCGAAGGGGAGCGGGCTTGTCATGCGGTCGCTGAGATGACCGACGAACAGCACATAGAGGTCGGAGAAATTGTATTCCTTGATGACGAAGTAGTTCTTCGTGGTCAGGAACGCCGGACCATAGATGCCCTCCGGCTGGAGCAGTGACGCCGGCTGCGCCTGCTCGGCCGCGCTGAGCTTCTCGCCGCGCACCGGCACAAAGCCTTCACGCAGCCACTGGCCTATCGGCTTGGTCACTTCGGGCACGCCGGTGGTGCAGTCGACCTTTGCCGGTGCCTTCACCTCATAGGCCCAGCGCACGCCGCTCTGCCAACCCTTGTTGACGAGCTGCTGCGCGGCAGAGGCCAGCGCATCGGGCACCGAGTGCCAGATGTCGATGCGGCCGTCGCCGTCGAAATCGACGCCATGCTTGTAATATTCCGACGGCAGGAACTGCGTGAGCCCGGTGGCGCCGGCCCAGGACGAGCGCATGTCCTTGCGCGTCACCACGCCCTCGCCGAGGATCTTCAGCGAGAGGATGAACTCGTTACGATAGGTGTCCTTGCGCCGGCCGACATAGGCCTGGGTCGCCAGCACGCGGACGAGATCGTAAGGCAGCGTATAGCGGCCGTAATCGGTCTCGCGTCCCCAGATCGCAAGCATCACGGTCGCGGGTACACCGGAGCTCTTCTCGATCTTCGTCAGTGCGGCACTGTATTTCTGCAGCAGCCGCTGCCCTTCGCCCGCAAGATTGGCAATCGAGGCTTCCCTGACATAGTCCGCCGGCACCTGCACGAATTCGGCCTGCGACGGTGCGCCGGTCGCGGGGCGCCCCGGCAGGATCAGATCAGGCAGCTTGTAATCCGGCTCCAGTCCGCGCGTCTCCCGATCGAACGTCGCACGCGAGACGCCCGCGGCCTGCGCTTCAGGCCAGAGCGAGGCGATGAACTGGGTGAAGGCGGCGTCGGTGGCGTGGGCGGACGACCATCCGCAGGTGGCGACAATCACCGCAACGATGAAAGCCCGCCATATCATGGCGAAATCACCGCGTCAGCTTCTTGTACTTCACGCGGTGCGGAATGATGCTGTCCTGGCCGAGCCGGCGCATCTTGTCCTTCTCGTAATCCTGGAAGTTGCCTTCAAACCATTCGACATGGCTTTCGCCTTCGAAGGCCAGGATGTGGGTCGCGATGCGGTCGAGGAACCAGCGATCATGGCTGATGATGACGGCGCAGCCGGCGAAATCCTCCAGCGCCTCTTCGAGCGCGCGCAGGGTGTCGACGTCGAGGTCGTTGGTCGGTTCGTCGAGCAGCAGCACGTTGGCGCCGGACTTCAGCATCTTGGCGAGATGCACGCGGTTACGTTCACCACCGGAGAGCGCGCCGACCTTCTTCTGCTGGTCAGCGCCCTTGAAGTTGAACGACGAGCAATAGCCGCGCGAGTTCACTTCCTTCTTGCCGAGCAGGATCAGCTCGTTGCCGCCGGAGATCTCCTCCCACACGTTCTTGCTGCCAT
Protein-coding sequences here:
- a CDS encoding J domain-containing protein; its protein translation is MMERLESWKLALERLRSAEFADWTEAGRLVAEIARMSTDIMLRQAAEQALPVLRQAVDNDDRTVALAAQRRVGVVLDVVHDLTAPRFGRRNAAPKKLSSEDRARQMLGLPLAVQLTCEDINQAYRRAAKGKHPDQGGSAQAFIDLAAARDVLIHPGAHKDA
- a CDS encoding SDR family NAD(P)-dependent oxidoreductase, with product MALLANHIAVVTGAGSGIGRAIAAGYAREGAQIVLLDVNADTVAEAAEGIREAGGKAESFALDVTRRDDCFALAKQIADKVGQVSILVNNAGITRRNAFTAEPETVAKDWDDIISLNLNGVFNTTQAFLAPLRASKGRIVNIASIQSFVHLRTPSSAAYTTSKHGVLGFTKALAVELGKEGVRVNAIGPGFIETNINANVRATNPALVQAFVDHTPLARTGKPEDIVGPAIFLASDLSSYVTGTIVMVDGGYRTV
- a CDS encoding helix-turn-helix domain-containing protein; this encodes MTTVHVAASEQGAQFLAPNEIVPLLIGATVGEVERELVLQTLARCDGNRTRASRVLGLSVRTLRNKIRLYAASGIEVPAYHD
- a CDS encoding collagen-like protein, with the translated sequence MADDQGRQGPPGPRGRQGEPGRPGPQGHPGKRGPDGTRGKPGPQGKPGPVGKAGAQGKAGLPGKPGEAGPRGAAGPQGPAGPQGPRGEAGPPGQLPSIEQVLPWLDQLFDAWDERRRQREQEAAERAALEAAVHEAEDAPSDESDDGEGDDKKKKKKKKHGH
- a CDS encoding DUF2277 domain-containing protein; translation: MCRNIKTLFNFEPPATEDEIHASALQFVRKLSGFNKPSQANEAAFDRAVAEVSEAARQLLISLHTHAPARDREVEAEKAKERSRLRFG
- a CDS encoding MSMEG_1061 family FMN-dependent PPOX-type flavoprotein — its product is MTNLCAEDLSTIYAKPTPRVIAKARPGIDVHAKKFIEMSPFCVLATSGIDGSVDVSPRGGGIGFVHVAGPNQLLMPDRAGNNRIDSFRNVVEGSGFVHLLFFVPGIDETLRVGGRGTLSADPDLLASMVEFGKPPRAVLSVAVSEVYFHCGKALMRSKLWSPEKVQRSVMPSISQVIHDQTSLGEPESQEIVEERYKAQL
- the bfr gene encoding bacterioferritin translates to MQGDAKVIDYLNKSLRHELTAINQYWLHYRFLDNWGLLEMAKVWRKESIEEMEHADKLTARILFFDGFPNMQVLDPLRIGQNVKEIIECDLAAEMSARALYQEAATYCHGVKDYVTRDLFEKLMSDEEHHIDFLETQLDLIGRIGLELYTQKHVGGLEGEGH
- a CDS encoding bacterioferritin-associated ferredoxin; this encodes MIVCSCNVLSDDDIRAAVAESDDAVRHAKQVYGCLGCSAECGRCARTIKTIIDEALGPCAASCCSGCPHSHTVAANDGAAEPAQFALAAC
- a CDS encoding lytic murein transglycosylase, which encodes MIWRAFIVAVIVATCGWSSAHATDAAFTQFIASLWPEAQAAGVSRATFDRETRGLEPDYKLPDLILPGRPATGAPSQAEFVQVPADYVREASIANLAGEGQRLLQKYSAALTKIEKSSGVPATVMLAIWGRETDYGRYTLPYDLVRVLATQAYVGRRKDTYRNEFILSLKILGEGVVTRKDMRSSWAGATGLTQFLPSEYYKHGVDFDGDGRIDIWHSVPDALASAAQQLVNKGWQSGVRWAYEVKAPAKVDCTTGVPEVTKPIGQWLREGFVPVRGEKLSAAEQAQPASLLQPEGIYGPAFLTTKNYFVIKEYNFSDLYVLFVGHLSDRMTSPLPFATPWSASKQLRTKDVETMQRGLTRAGLYKDKIDGKAGMQTRAALGAYQKSAGLKVDCWPSEEVLRSIQAAR